CCCTGGTTGCGGAAGGGCTCGCGAGTGACCGTGGGGTAGTACTTGAGCTGCTTGGTGACCAGCTCGCCCAGGAACTCGTGCTTGGGCAGCTCGCGGGTGATGTAGTCGTGGTAGGCCAGCTCGGCCACCTGGCGCACGCCGTGGATCAGGACCACTTCCTCGAACTTCTCGTAGGTCTCGGGGTCGCGGATCACGCTCAGGAACGGCGCCAGGCCCGTGCCCGTGGACATCAGGTACAGGCGCTTGGCCGGCAGCAGGTAGTCGATGAGCAGCGTGCCCGTGGGCTTCTTGCCCACGATGATGGAGTCGCCCACCTTGATGTGCTGCAGGCGCGAGGTCAGCGGGCCGTCCGGCACCTTGATGGACAGGAACTCCAGGTGCTCCTCGTAGTTGGCGCTGACGATGCTGTAGGCGCGCAGCAGCGGCTTGTCGTTGACCTTCAGCCCGATCATGGTGAAGTGGCCGTTGGAGAACCGCAGCGCCGGGTCGCGCGTGGTGGTGAAGGAAAACAGGCGGTCGGTCCAGTGGTGCACCGACAGGACACGCTCTTCGTGGAATGCGCTCATGGATGGACAGGAAGGAGTGGAATGAGGGGCTTGCGGTTTCGGCGAGTTTCGGCGTTTTGTTATTCGCAATGGGCATAAGCCGAAATGCGAGGCCCGCGTGCCATGCGGGCAAACCCGTACATTGTCGGGCAAACTCGGCGCGGCGGTACAGTTGCGCCGTCCGGCGACTGACCTGGGGCAAAGGATTCCATCATGCACAAACGCTTCACTGCCTTCGTGGCGGCACTGGCCTGGGGCCTGGGCGCGGCCCAGGCGCAGGACGTCTACACCATCGGCGAGATCAACAGCTACAAGGCCCAGCCCGCGTTCCTGGAACCCTACAAGAAGGGCATGGAGCTCGCGGTGGCCCAGGTCAACGCCACCGGCGGCGTGGGCGGCAAGAAGCTGCGCCTGGTCACGCGCGACGACAACGGCAACCCCGGCGACGCCGTGCGCGCGGCAGAGGAGCTGATCGCGCGCGAGAAGGTGGATGTGCTCATGGGCAGCTTTCTGTCGCACGTGGGCTTGGCGCTGACCGACTTCGCGCAGCAGAAGAAGCGCTTCTTCCTGGCCGCCGAGCCGCTCACCGACAAGATCGTGTGGGAGAACGGCAACCGCTACACCTTTCGCCTGCGCCCCTCCACCTACATGCAGGTGGCCATGCTGGTGCCCGAGGCCGCGGCCATGAAGAAGAAGCGCTGGGCCATCGTCTATCCCAACTACGAGTACGGCCAGTCGGCCGTGGCCACGTTCAAGCAATTGCTCAAGGCCGCGCAGCCCGACGTGGAGTTCGTCGCCGAGCAGGCCGCGCCGCTGGGCAAGGTGGACGCGGGCAGCGTGGTGCAGGCGCTGGCGGATGCCAAGCCCGACGCGATCTTCAACGTGCTGTTCGCGGCGGATCTGGCCAAATTCGTGCGCGAGGGCAACACGCGCGGCCTGTTCGCGGGCAAGGGCGTGGTGAGCCTGCTGTCGGGTGAGCCCGAGTACCTGGACACGCTCAAGGGCGAGGCGCCCGAGGGCTGGATCGTCACCGGCTACCCCTGGTACGCCATCCACACGCCCGACCACGAGGCCTTCCTGGACGCCTACAAGAAGCGCTTCAAGGACTACCCGCGCGCGGGCTCGGTCGTGGGCTACAACGCCATCCAGTCGATTGCCGCGGGCTTGAAGAAGGCCGGCAGCGCCGACACCGAGAAGCTCATCGCCGCCTTCAGGGGCCTGGAGGTGCGCACGCCCTTCGGCCCCATCACCTACCGCGCGCAGGACCACCAGTCCACCATGGGCGCCTACGTGGGCAAGACGGGCCTGTACGGCGGCAAGGGCGTGATGGTGGACTTCAAGTACATGGACGGCGCGAAGTTCCAGCCGTCCGACGCCGAGGTGAAGAAGCTGCGCCCGGCCGCGCCCTGACCCTGACCCTGCGCGCATGGACTTTTCCGGCCTCCTGGCCCAGCTGCTCAACGGGCTGGCGGGCGCGTCCACGCTGTTCCTGGTGGCGGCGGGGCTGTCGCTGATCTTCGGTGTCACGCGCATCGTCAACTTCGCCCATGGCTCGTTCTACATGCTGGGGCTGTTCGCGGCCTATTCCTGCGTGGAGCAGCTGGCGGGCGCCATCGGCTTCTGGCCCGCGCTGCTGCTGGCGCCGCTGGCCGTGGGGCTGCTGGGCGCGCTGGTCGAGCTGCTGCTCCTGCGCCGCATCTACCACGCGAGCGAGCTGCTGCAGCTGCTCGCCACGTTCGCGCTGGTGCTCGTCATCAAGGACGCGGCCCTGTGGCTCTGGGGGCCGGAAGAGCTCTTCGGGCCGCGCGCGCCGGGCCTGGCGGGCGCGGTAGACCTGCTGGGCCGGCGCTTTCCGGCCTACGACCTGTTCCTGATCGCCGTCGGCCCGCTGGTGCTGGTGCTGCTCACGCTGCTGCTCACGCGTACGCGCTGGGGCACGCTGGTGCGCGCCGCCACGCAGGACCGCGAGATGGTCGGCGCCCTGGGCGTGAACCAGGCCTGGCTGTTCACGGGCGTGTTCGCGCTGGGCGCGCTGCTCGCGGGTCTGGGCGGCGCGCTGCAGCTGCCGCGCGAGCCCGCCAGCCTGGAGCTCGACATGCTGACCATAGGCGCGGCCTTCGTCGTGGTGGTGGTGGGCGGCATGGGCAGCATCCCGGGCGCGTTCGTCGCGGCGCTGCTGATCGCGGAACTGAAGGCCGTGTGCATCTGGCTCGGCGTGGTGCAGGTCGGCGGCGTGGCGGTGGCCTTCCCCAAGCTCACGCTGGTGGTGGAGTTCCTGGTCATGGCGCTCGTGCTCGTCTGGCGGCCCTGGGGCCTGATGGGCCGGCCGCAGGCCGCCGTGCGCGCCCCGGGCGCGCCCGAGGCGCTCCTGCACGGCGCCGGGGCGCGCGCCGCGGCCGCCTGGGCGGCGCTGCTGGTTGCGCTGGCGCTGCTGCCGCTCGCGGCGGGGCAAGAGGGCTACGCCACCGTGCTGCTGACCGACGTGGCCATCGCCGCGCTGTTCGCCGCCAGCCTGCACTTCATCCTGGGGCCGGGGGGCATGCACTCCTTCGGCCACGCGGCCTACTTCGGCCTGGGCGCCTACGGCGCGGCGCTGCTGGTGCGCTGGCTGGATCTGCCCATGGGCGCGGCGCTGCTGCTCGGCCCCCTGGCGGCGGCCGCGGGGGCGCTGGTCTACGGCTGGTTCTGCGTGCGCCTGTCGGGCGTGTACCTGGCCATGCTCACGCTCGCGTTCGCGCAGATCACCTGGGCCGTCGCCTTCCAGTGGGACGGCCTGACCGGCGGCAGCAACGGCCTCACCGGCATCTGGCCGCCCGAGTGGGCCGCGCAGGGCGCGGCGTTCTACTGGCTGGCGCTGGCGCTGGCCGCCGCGGGCGTCTACCTGCTGCGGCGCATGCTGTTCGCGCCGCTGGGCTGGGCGCTGCGCGCCGCGCGCGACTCGGCCCCGCGCGCCGAGGCCATAGGCATCCATGTGCGCCGCGTGCAATGGGCGGCCTTCGTCGTCGCCGGGCTGCTGGCGGGGCTGGCGGGGGCGCTGTTCGCGTTCTCCAAGGGCGGCGTGGCGCCCGACGCGCTGTGGGTGGGCAAGTCGGTCGATGGCCTGGTCATGGTGCTGCTGGGCGGCGTGCAGCAGCTGGCCGGCCCGCTGGTGGGCGCGGCCGCCTTCACCTGGCTGCACGACAGCGTGGCGCGCGCCACCGACTACTGGCGCGCGCTGCTGGGCGGCACCATGCTGGTGCTGGTCTTGCTGTTTCCACAGGGAATTTCGGGGTTTGCCCAGTACTGGCAAGCGAAGACAGCTCTTAAAAAAGGAGTTGCCGCATGACCCTGCTGCGCGTGGAGAACCTGCGCAAGTCCTTCGGCGGCGTGCAGGCCGTGCAGGGCGTGTCCTTCGCGCTCGCGGCCGGCGAGCTGCTGGCGCTCATCGGCCCCAACGGCGCGGGCAAGAGCACCACCTTCAACATGGTGGACGGCCAGCTCGCGCCCGACGGCGGCCGCGTGCTGCTGGACGGCCAGGACATCACCGGGCTGAGCCCGCGCGCCATCTGGCGCCGCGGCGTGGGCCGCACCTTCCAGATCGCGCAGACCTTCGCCAGCTTCAGCGTGCTGCAGAACGTGCAGCTGGCCCTGCTGTCGCACGACCGCAAGGCCTGGCGCTGGTGGCGCCGCGCCGACGCGCACCGCCCTCAGGACGCGCTGGCGTTGCTGGAACAGGTGGGCATGGCCGCCCAGGCGCACCGCCCCTGCAGCGAGCTGGCCTACGGCGACGTCAAGCGTGTGGAGCTGGCCATGGCCCTGGCGCACGCGCCGCGCCTGCTGCTCATGGACGAGCCCACGGCCGGCATGGCGCCCGCCGAGCGTCTGGCCCTGATGCGGCTGGTGCAGCGCCTGGCGCGCGAGCGGCGCATGGCCGTGCTGTTCACCGAGCACAGCATGGACGTGGTCTTCGGCCAGGCCGACCGCGTGGCCGTGCTGGTGCGCGGCCAACTACTGGCCGAGGGCACGCCCGACGCCATCCGCCAGGACGAACGGGTGCAGCAGGTCTACCTGGGGCAGGGTCTACAGGACTTCGAAAAAAATAGCTGCCAGCGTCCGCCAGCAAAGGGCTCAGGGCCAAAAACACCTGAAATGCCGGGCGCCCCCCTGCTGCAGATGCAGGACCTGGACGCCTGGTACGGCGCGGCCCACATCCTGCACGGCGTGTCGCTCGCCGTGGGGCGCGGCGAGGTCGTGGCCCTGATGGGGCGCAACGGCGCGGGCAAGAGCACCACGCTCAAGAGCATCGCCGGCCTGCTGCAGCGCCGCAGCGGGCGCATGGCCTTCATGGGCCGGCGCATCGACACCCTGGCGCCGCACCAGATCGCCCGCCTGGGCCTGGGCTACGTGCCCGAGGACCGGCGCATCTTCACCGATCTCACGGTGCTCGAAAACCTGGAGGCGGGCCGCCAGCCGCCGCGCCACTGGCCCGGCGGCCAGCCCGTGCCGCACTGGACGCCGCAGAGGCTCTTCGCGCTGTTCCCCAACCTAGGCGAGATGCCGAACCGCCCGGGCGGGCGCATGAGCGGCGGCGAGCAGCAGATGCTGACCGTGGCGCGCACCCTCATGGGCCAGCCCTGCCTGGTGCTGCTCGACGAGCCCTCCGAGGGCGTGGCCCCCGTGATCGTCGAGCAGATGGCGCGCACCATCCTCGCGCTCAAGGCACAGGGCATGGGCATCCTGCTGAGTGAGCAGAACCTGCCGTTCGCCCAGGCCGTGGCCGACCGCGCCTACGTGCTGGAGCAGGGCCGGATCGTGCACGAGGCCCCCATGGCCGAACTGGCGCGCGACGTGCAGGCGCGCAAGCAGTACCTGGGCGTTTGAACACCGCGCAAACCGCTACATTCCGCAACATTGTTCGTGGGAGTGACGGCTCACTATGCCCGTCACACAATGCCCTCGTCGCGTGGCCCGTCTGCGTACGCAATAGCCGTCGCGGGATCGCGCGCTCCACAAGCAGGAGACAACGCCATGCCGACCTATCTGTTGCGCCAGGGGAGTCAGGATCCATTGGTCGCCAGGCTGCGCAAGGTGCTGGTGGCCGAGCTGGGGGACGCGGCGGAGAGCTACCCGCAGCTGGACAAGGGTGGCGCGACCTTCGATGCCATGCTGGACGCCGCGCTGCGCTGCTGGCAGAACGGCCGGGGGCTGATCGCCGACGGTATCGTGGGGCCGTGCAACCTGCTGGCGCTGGGGCTGGCCGACTGGCCGCCGCTGGACTGTGAGCTCAACACGGACAGCGTCCACGCCCTGTTTCCCGCAACCAAGCCGGTCAACATCGCGCGCTATCTGGGCTATGTGACGGCCGCCCTGCGCGCCGTCGGCCTGCTCGGCCGCGACATGGTGCTGGCCGCGCTGGGCACCATACGCGCCGAGACCGAGGGCTTCGTTCCGATTTCCGAATTCCAATCCAAGTACAACACCGCTCCCGGAGGAGCACCCTTTGCGCTCTACGACGGGCGGCTGGGCAACCGCCGGGGCGAGGGCGCCATGTTCCGCGGGCGCGGGTTCGTGCAACTCACGGGGCGCAGCAACTACGAGACCTATGGCGCCAAGCTGGGGCTGGACCTGGCCGCCACGCCGGAGTTGGCCAATGCCCCCGAGGTGGCGGCGCTGCTGCTGGCGCTGTTTCTGGATGCGCATCGCGACGCGATGCAGGCTTGCCTGGCCGCGGGGGACCTCAAGGGCGCGCGCCGCCTTGTCAACGGCGGCTCACATGGGCTTGCCAACTTCCAGAGCGTGTTCGAACTGGCGCAGAACGCATTGCCGGCCGCCGCCGCGCCAGCAGCGCCGCCACCCGTGGGCAGGCGCGCCGGGGGCCGGGCCGGCGCCACCGCCACGAGAAAGCGCGCGCCGCGCGGCCAGGCGGCGCAGGAGCCCGCCAGCGGGCGCACGCTCAATGCGCAGGCCGACGCGCCCGACCTGCGCGACCGCCCCTACACGCCGCCGCCCGCCAGCCTGCAGCCCGAATGGCCCACGACCGAGGCGGTGACCCAATGGCTGCCGGCCTATGCCAAGGCGGGCCTAGTGCTGAATCAGGGGCAGGAGGGCGCGTGCACCGGCTTTGGCCTGGCGGGCGTGGTCAACTACCTGCGCTGGGTGCGCGCAGGCTTGCCCAAGGCCATGGTGTCGGTCAGCCCGCGCATGCTCTACAACATGGCGCGGCGCTATGACGAGTACGCGGGCGAGAACTACGAGGGCTCCAGCTGCCGTGGCGCCATCAAGGGCTGGTTCAACCATGGCGTCTGCCTGGAGGACGACTGGCCGTACCAGGCCGCAGCGCAGCTACCCCCTCACTTCGGCTTTGCCGAGCGTGCCCGCGGCACCACCGTGGGCGTGTACTACCGTATCGACACCAGCAGCATCTCCGACCTGCAGGCGGCGATCATGCATGTGGGCGCCATCTTCGTGTCCAGCTACGTGCATGCTGGCTGGCAGGAAGTGGCGACCAGCACGCTTCCCAAGGGCCATGCCAGCCTGCCGGTGATCGCCTTCGACGGCATTCCCCGGCGCGATGCGGGGCACGCCTACGCGCTGGTGGGCTACAACGATCGCGGCTTCGTGCTGCAGAACTCCTGGGGTCCCGGATGGGGCGCGCATGGCTTTGCCGTGCTGAGCTACGAGGACTGGCTGCAGCATGCGATGGATGCCTGGGTGGTGGCGCTCGGCGTGCCTGGCCTGATCGGTGGCGGGCGCAATGTGCCGCTGGCCGCAGGGGGGCGGGCGGCCGCGGGCGGCGGCTGGTCCGAGAGCCAGACCCTCGACCATGTGATCTCGGTGGGCAACGACGGCCGCATGAGCCGCTACCTGACCACCGACGAACGTACGCGCAATCTCTCCTACCAGGTCAGCGTGCTGCCCGACCAGTGGTTCCGCGCGCAGCCGCCAGAGGGCAAGAAGCGCCTGATCCTGTACGTGCATGGCGGGCTCAACAGCGAGGCCGACGGCATCAAGCGCGCGCGCTCCCTGGGGCGGCTGTTCGAGGCCAATGGCTGCTATCCGCTGTTCGTGGTCTGGCACACCGGGCTGCTCGAAAGCATCCGTTACTACCTGGACGACTGGCGCGCGGGGCGCCCGGCCGCCGCAGGCGTGAAGGAATGGGCGACCGAGCGCACCGACGCGCTGATCGAGTCCACGATAGGCCGCACCGTGGTGCGCGCGCTGTGGAGCGAGATGAAGGAGAACGCCGGCTATGCCTGGCAGGCCACGCGCGCGGGCGACCTGCTGGTGCGTGCCCTGGGCGAGTTGAGAGCGCTGTGGGGCGACCAACTGGAGGTGCACCTGATGGGGCACTCGGCGGGCAGCATCTGGCTGGGGCACATGCTGACCTGGATGGCCAAGGCGCAGGCCACCTCTGGCGCGCCCGGCCTGCGCGAGGCGGTGGCCGGCGTCCATTTGTACGCGCCAGCCTGCACGGTGGCCTTTGCCAACCAGCATTTCGCCGACAAGGCGCTGCTGGGCAGAACCCATGTCGCCGTCCTGAGCGATGACCGGGAGCGCGACGACAACACCGCCTATATCTACCGTAAATCCTTGCTGTACCTGGTATCCAACGCGCTGGAGCAGGACCGGCGCACGCCCCTTCTGGGGCTGGAGCGCGCCCTTACCGGCCGCAACGACCAGAACACCTGGGACGGAGCCTCCACCACAGGCGAGACCCTGGCCATCTGGCGCCGCGCCGCGGCCGAGGCGCGGCTCACCTCGCGCCTGAAGATCGTGAGTGAGGACAAAGTGCTCACGGCCACGCCCGATGTGCGCATCCCCGCCAGCCATGGCGCGTTCGACAACGACGTGGCCATCGTCGGCGCCACGCTGGAGCGCATCTGCGGCCAGCCGCTGCGCGAGCCTCCGCGCGACCTGCGGGGTTACTGAGCGGGAAGCGCTTGCCGGCAAGCGCTTCCCGCTCAGAACGCGTACTTCAGCCCCGCCACCAGGTTCCGCGGCGCGCCGTAGAAGCCGTAGCTGCCGGGGTACTGCGCCTGCCAGACGGCCAGGTTGTCCTGCTTCAGGTGGAAGACCGCGATGCTGGAGGAGTGGCCGCTGGCGCCGAACGTGGGCGCGGCGTTGCCGCCGCCGTAGGCGAAGAGGTCGGCGATGCTGTCCACCGCCGATGCCGAATAGTCGTACTGCCAGCCGCCGTAGGAGGGGCCGGCGTCGCGCAGCTGCGAGAGCGCCAGGCCGCCGATCACCTCGTGCCGCCGGCCGAACAGGGAGAAGGCGCCCGTCAGGCACACGTCCAGGTTGTGCTGGCGGGGCGTGCCCTTGAAGCGCGTGGGCAGCAGGCTGGTGCCGCTGCCGTCGCGCTGCAGCATGCCGTTGAGGTAGGTGTAGACCGAGTCGTGGCGGTTCTCCACCCGGTCGTACATCGCCATGTTCTCGGAATAGTGGTTCAGCAGGGACGAGGTCGGAACGCCGTCCACCTCGTAGTTCTGGATCTCGAACCCGCGCGACCAGAAGCCGTCGCTCTCCGCCCCCAGGCCGTCGCGGGTGACGAAGATGCCGGAGACGCCCTCCGGCACGTCGCTGAGGTGGGCGCTGCGCTGGTCGTCCAGCCGCTGGCGCGTGACACGACCGTGAGCGACTGGGGCGTCTCCTGCGGCGATAGGTTGATCCGCGTGGAGCTGCTGGATGAATTGGTCTCGTAGGCGCCGGTGCCCTCCGTGGTGGCCCCCGGCGCCTTGCCGGAGATGGTGACCCCCGGCAGCGCCGCAGGCGCGGCGAGGGCGGCCGCGGGGGCCGGCGCCGCTTCCGCGCGCCGCACCGTCAGCGTGCCGTTGCCGGTGCGCGACAGCTGCAGCCCGCTGTCCTCCAGCGCCTTGCGGGCGGCCTGCTCCGCCGTGTAGCGTCCGCGCACCGGGGACGCGGAGAGGCCGCGCACGGACTCCGAGTCGATGGAGATGCGCTCGCCGCTTTCCTCGGCGATGCGCGTCAGGCTTGCGCCGAGCGCCTGCGGCGGAATGTCGCAGGCGCGCTCGGCCGCGGCAACGCCGGACTGGGCATGCGCGGCAAGGGGCGCCGCGCCGGCCAGCACGGCGGGGCGCAGCCCCCGGCGCAGGGCGGATGGGTGGGAGGGGAGAGTTGGCATGGGACGGATCGGCTCATGCCGGGCGTCGCGCCGCAGCCATGCCTCGAACGCCTGCCGGTCGCGCGCGCTGGCCTCCAGCGACTCCAGCAGCAAGGCTCGCTCCTCCGGGGACGGCGCCAGCTCCGCCGGCAGCGCCGCGATGGCGTCGAGGTAGGTCTGCTTCAGCTCGCGCCGCCGCCCGAGGTTGATGAGCAGCCGCTTGGCCACCGTGGACAGGTAGGCGCGCGGCGTGGATGACCCGCAGGAAGGTCTCCGACGCCACGTCCTCGGCCTCGGCACGGTTGCGCAGCCGGCCGTGCAGGCGCTACAGCAGCCACGGCTGGTGGTCGGCGAAGAGCTGCGCCACCATGGCTCCGGACGGGGCCACGGCGGCGGGCGCCGGCGATTGCGTACCGGTGCGAAAGGGCATGGGGGGCAGTTGCGGCATGGGAATGAGAGTTTTTCTCATTTTTTGCGGGGCGGCCTCCCCGCCGGCCTGGGCGGTCAGGCCTGCGTGCCGCGCAGCACCCGCCTGTACTGTACCGCCTCGGCCACATGGGCCACGCCCACCTGCTCCGACGCCGCCAGGTCGGCGATGGTGCGTGCCACCTTCAGCGCGCGGTGCGTGCCGCGCGCCGACCAGCCCATGCGCGCGGCGGCGGTCTGCAGGAAGCGCGCTGCGGCCTCGTCCAGCGCGGCCATGCGGTCGAGCTGCTGGCCTTGCAGTGCTTGGTTGGGCGTGCCCTGGCGCGCCAGGGCCAGCGCGTGGGCGCGGGCCACGCGCTCGCGCACGGCGCTGCTCGCCTCGCCGGCGGGGGCGTTCAGCAGGTCCTCGGCGGGCAGGTGCGGCACCTCCACGTGCAGGTCTATGCGGTCGAGCAACGGGCCGCTCAGCTTGCCCTGGTAGCGCGCCACCTGGTCCGGCGTGCAGCGGCAGGCGCGCTGGGCGGAGCCCGCGAAGCCGCAGGGGCAGGGGTTCATGGCGGCGACGAGCTGAAAGCGCGCCGGGAACTCGGCGCGCTGCGCCGCGCGCGAGATGGTGATGAGGCCGGTCTCCAGCGGCTCGCGCAGGGCCTCCAGGGCGCTGCGTGCGAATTCGGGGAACTCGTCGAGGAACAGGACTCCCTCGTGCGCCAGCGAGATCTCGCCGGGCCGCGGCGGCGATCCCCCGCCCACCAGTGCGACGGCGCTGCAGCTGTGGTGCGGGCTGGCCGTGACGCGCTGCATCCACTGCGCGCCCGTGAAGCGCCCGGCCAGGCTGGCGATGGCCGCGCTCTCCAGCGCCTGCTCCACGCTCATCGGCGGCAGCAGGCTGGCGAAGCGCTGCGCCAGCATGGATTTGCCCGAGCCCGGAGGGCCCACGAGCAGCAGCCCATGGCCGCCGGCTGCGGCGATTTCCAGTGCGCGCTTGGCGGCGGCCTGGCCCTTCACGTCAGCAAGGTCGGGGCTGCTGGTGTGGACGGCGGGCGCGGCCGGCGCCAGGCGCTGCCAGCCGTCGTTGTCTTCCTGCGGCGGCGCGGCTGCGGGCAGGAACTGGCGCACCACGTCCAGCAGGTGGCGCGCGCGGTAGATCTCGGCGCCGGGCACCAGGGCGGCCTCCTCGGCGCTGCCCGGCGGCAGCACCATGCGCACGGGCGGCTGCTCGGCGCGCAGCGCCAGGCTGGTGGCCAGCGCGCCGCGCACGGGCCGCAGCAGGCCCGACAGCGACAGCTCGCCCGCGAACTCCCAGCCCGCCAGGCGTTCAGCGGCGATCTGCCCGCTGGCGGCCAGGATACCCAGGGCGATGGGCAGGTCGTAGCGCCCCGAGTCCTTGGGCAGGTCGGCCGGCGCCAGGTTCACGGTGATCTTCTTGTTGGTGGGGAACTCCAGCCCCGCGTTCTGCAGGGCCGAGCGCACGCGCTCGCGCGCCTCCTTCACCTCCACGTCGGCCAGGCCCACGAGCGCGAAGCTCGGCAGGCCGTTGGCCAGATGCACCTCCACGGTGACGGCGCTTGCCTGCAGGCCCAGCAGGGCGCGGCTTTGCACCAAAGCAAGACTCATCGCGTGAACCCTCCCCAATCTGGTGCACGGCCCTGCGGCGGGACCGCGCCCTGGCTGCCAAATGTACCTGCATGGTGGCTGGCACGGTCCGTGCATTGGGGGTTGTGTCCGCTTTCCACACACAACCCCGGAGGAACCATGTCCCATGCATCCCTGAAGTCCCTGAGCCTGGCCCTGGTGGCCGCGGCCATGCCCGTGCTGGCGAGCGCCGAGCTGACGGCCAACGTGGCGCTGACCAGCAATTACAAGTTCCGCGGCCAGGACCAGGACGTGCACCGCATCAAGGCGGTGAGCCCGGCCATCCAGGGCGGCTTCGACTACACGTTCGGCGAGAGCGGCTTCTACCTGGGCAACTGGAATTCCAGCGTGGACTGGCTGCAGGGCAACTCGATCGAGTCCGACCTGTACGGCGGCTACCGCTTCAAGGCCGGCGCGCTGGACCTGGACCTGGGCGCGCTCGCCTACATCTACCCCGGCAACACCGCCGGCAACACCACCGAGCTGTACGGCGCGGCCACCTGGGGGCCGCTCACGGCCAAGTACTCGCACACCGTGTCCAAGGACTATTTCGGCTGGGCCGGCGCCAAGACGTCGGGCCTGCGCGGTCGCAACACGGGCTATCTGAACCTGGCGTTTGCCAGGGAGGTGGCGCCCAGCGTCACGCTCAAGGCGGCCGTGGGCTACACGCGCTTCGCTGGCGACATCCGCGACCTGGGCGTGCCCAGCTACGTGGATTACAGCGTGGGCGGGGCCTACGACTTCGGCGCCGGCCTATCGCTGTCCGCAGCCGTCGCGGGCGCCAACAAGAAGGGGTTCTTCGGCGACGCCAACAAGGCGCGCCTGATCGTCACCCTGTCCAAGACTCTGTAAGCCAGCAAAGGAGCCGATCATGAAAATGATCACCGCCATCATCAAACCCTTCAAGCTCGACGAGGTGCGCGAGGCGCTGTCGGACGTCGGCGTGCAGGGCATCACCGTGACCGAGGTGAAGGGCTTCGGCCGCCAGAAGGGCCACACCGAGCTGTACCGCGGCGCCGAGTACGTCGTGGACTTCCTGCCCAAGGTGAAGATCGAGGCCGCCGTGGCCGACGATCTGGCCGAGCGCGTCATCGAGGCCATCGAGGGCGCCGCGCGCACCGGCAAGATCGGCGACGGCAAGATCTTCGTGGCCGACCTGGAGCAGGTCGTGCGCATCCGCACCGGCGAGACCGGCGGGCAGGCCCTTTGACCCCAGCCACGGAGAATCCAACATGAGAAAACTGCTTGCCTCCCTGGCGCTGGGCCTTCACCTGCTGGCCGGCGGCACCGCCGCGCTGGCGCAGGCGCCCGCCGCCGCACCCGAGCCCGTCGCCGCAGCTGCCGCGCCCGCGCCCGACGCCGCGCCGGCCACGGCCCCCGAAGCCGCGCCCGCGCCCAAGGTCGATTCCGGCGACACCG
This region of Alicycliphilus denitrificans K601 genomic DNA includes:
- a CDS encoding C1 family peptidase, giving the protein MPTYLLRQGSQDPLVARLRKVLVAELGDAAESYPQLDKGGATFDAMLDAALRCWQNGRGLIADGIVGPCNLLALGLADWPPLDCELNTDSVHALFPATKPVNIARYLGYVTAALRAVGLLGRDMVLAALGTIRAETEGFVPISEFQSKYNTAPGGAPFALYDGRLGNRRGEGAMFRGRGFVQLTGRSNYETYGAKLGLDLAATPELANAPEVAALLLALFLDAHRDAMQACLAAGDLKGARRLVNGGSHGLANFQSVFELAQNALPAAAAPAAPPPVGRRAGGRAGATATRKRAPRGQAAQEPASGRTLNAQADAPDLRDRPYTPPPASLQPEWPTTEAVTQWLPAYAKAGLVLNQGQEGACTGFGLAGVVNYLRWVRAGLPKAMVSVSPRMLYNMARRYDEYAGENYEGSSCRGAIKGWFNHGVCLEDDWPYQAAAQLPPHFGFAERARGTTVGVYYRIDTSSISDLQAAIMHVGAIFVSSYVHAGWQEVATSTLPKGHASLPVIAFDGIPRRDAGHAYALVGYNDRGFVLQNSWGPGWGAHGFAVLSYEDWLQHAMDAWVVALGVPGLIGGGRNVPLAAGGRAAAGGGWSESQTLDHVISVGNDGRMSRYLTTDERTRNLSYQVSVLPDQWFRAQPPEGKKRLILYVHGGLNSEADGIKRARSLGRLFEANGCYPLFVVWHTGLLESIRYYLDDWRAGRPAAAGVKEWATERTDALIESTIGRTVVRALWSEMKENAGYAWQATRAGDLLVRALGELRALWGDQLEVHLMGHSAGSIWLGHMLTWMAKAQATSGAPGLREAVAGVHLYAPACTVAFANQHFADKALLGRTHVAVLSDDRERDDNTAYIYRKSLLYLVSNALEQDRRTPLLGLERALTGRNDQNTWDGASTTGETLAIWRRAAAEARLTSRLKIVSEDKVLTATPDVRIPASHGAFDNDVAIVGATLERICGQPLREPPRDLRGY
- a CDS encoding TonB-dependent receptor plug domain-containing protein, yielding MRPAPGAAPRRAGRRGAPCRACPVRRCRGRARLRHSAAGARRKPDAHRRGKRRAHLHRLGVRARPLRVPGARTLHGGAGRPQGAGGQRAAAVAHRQRHADGAARGSGAGPRGRPRRACGAAGGHHLRQGAGGHHGGHRRLRDQFIQQLHADQPIAAGDAPVAHGRVTRQRLDDQRSAHLSDVPEGVSGIFVTRDGLGAESDGFWSRGFEIQNYEVDGVPTSSLLNHYSENMAMYDRVENRHDSVYTYLNGMLQRDGSGTSLLPTRFKGTPRQHNLDVCLTGAFSLFGRRHEVIGGLALSQLRDAGPSYGGWQYDYSASAVDSIADLFAYGGGNAAPTFGASGHSSSIAVFHLKQDNLAVWQAQYPGSYGFYGAPRNLVAGLKYAF
- a CDS encoding YifB family Mg chelatase-like AAA ATPase, giving the protein MSLALVQSRALLGLQASAVTVEVHLANGLPSFALVGLADVEVKEARERVRSALQNAGLEFPTNKKITVNLAPADLPKDSGRYDLPIALGILAASGQIAAERLAGWEFAGELSLSGLLRPVRGALATSLALRAEQPPVRMVLPPGSAEEAALVPGAEIYRARHLLDVVRQFLPAAAPPQEDNDGWQRLAPAAPAVHTSSPDLADVKGQAAAKRALEIAAAGGHGLLLVGPPGSGKSMLAQRFASLLPPMSVEQALESAAIASLAGRFTGAQWMQRVTASPHHSCSAVALVGGGSPPRPGEISLAHEGVLFLDEFPEFARSALEALREPLETGLITISRAAQRAEFPARFQLVAAMNPCPCGFAGSAQRACRCTPDQVARYQGKLSGPLLDRIDLHVEVPHLPAEDLLNAPAGEASSAVRERVARAHALALARQGTPNQALQGQQLDRMAALDEAAARFLQTAAARMGWSARGTHRALKVARTIADLAASEQVGVAHVAEAVQYRRVLRGTQA
- a CDS encoding TorF family putative porin, with the translated sequence MSHASLKSLSLALVAAAMPVLASAELTANVALTSNYKFRGQDQDVHRIKAVSPAIQGGFDYTFGESGFYLGNWNSSVDWLQGNSIESDLYGGYRFKAGALDLDLGALAYIYPGNTAGNTTELYGAATWGPLTAKYSHTVSKDYFGWAGAKTSGLRGRNTGYLNLAFAREVAPSVTLKAAVGYTRFAGDIRDLGVPSYVDYSVGGAYDFGAGLSLSAAVAGANKKGFFGDANKARLIVTLSKTL
- the glnK gene encoding P-II family nitrogen regulator, whose amino-acid sequence is MKMITAIIKPFKLDEVREALSDVGVQGITVTEVKGFGRQKGHTELYRGAEYVVDFLPKVKIEAAVADDLAERVIEAIEGAARTGKIGDGKIFVADLEQVVRIRTGETGGQAL